AACTCCTCGCTTTCGTTGGATCAACAGATCATCCGCCGACTGGGTCAGCCGATTCGGGGCGGACCGGGGTCGGCTTCGATTCGGGGCGCGCCGGCCGTGTCGGGATCGGGTTGGCGCGGATGGACTTCCTCGATGTTGATCTCCGTCGGCCGAAGCGCGCCGGTTTGCGCATCCGCGGTGGACTGCGGCGGATGACCGGCTGCGGCGTGCGACGCGGTCGGATCGGCGCCGCGCGCGGAGCGATCGCCTTCCGCGCCGGAATCGGGCGGATCGTCGCCGGTGTGGACGCGGACAAAGGCGGCGATGCCGAGCAGGATGTAGATCAGCGCACTGGGCCACGCCAGCACCCGCGGCACGAACACCCCCAGCACGCCCATGCCGATGAGGATGGCGCCCCACACGCTCACCCATCCCGTATCCTCGCGCCCCACCGTGCGCTGGCCGATGAGCGCGCGGGCCAGCACGGACGCCGCCCGGGCCAGCCGGCCCAGGAAGCGCGCCATCTGATTGCCGCGATACGACCGCTCCCGCGCCGCGCGCGCCGTTTCGCGGGCGACGGCGGCCTGGCTGCCGTCGCGCTCGCGCAGGACGCGGTCGGTGCCGCGCCGCTCGCGGATGCCGAGCACCGGGACGCGAGCGGAGTGCACGAGCCCGACTTCGACGGACGATTCCAGGTCGCGCAGAAAGAGCGCCTCCATCTCGCCGGCGAACACCAGGTCGGTGACGGCGACGTCCATCTCCCAGTTCCCCAGCAGCGACGCCAGGTTCAGGTTGCTGGAGCCCACGCGGGACCAGAACCCGTCCGCCACCGTCGTCTTGGCGTGGATCATGGGCCCTTCCCACTCAAACAGCCGCACGCCGGCCTCCAAGAGCGGCCGGTATCCCGCGCGCGACATTCCGCCGACGATGGGCCAGTTGTTGTGCGCGGGGACAAGGACGCGCACGTCCACGCCGTCGCGGGCGGCGGCGGCGAGCGCCTCCGTCATCGCGGGCGGGAGGACGAAGTACGGGTCCGTGATCCACAGCCGCCGCTCCACGCCCACGGCGACGAACTGCGAGATGCGGTAGATGCGCGACCGTCCCGGCTCACCTTCCACGACACGGACGGCCACGTTGCCCACCGTGCGCGACCCGTGCTGATTGGGAACCTCGTCCGGCGGAAGCACGCCGCCCGCCGCCGCCCACGTGCGCCCGAACGCCCGGTCGATGACCGCCGCCACGGGGCCGCGGAACTCCACGCCGGTGTCGCGCCAGGGCGGAATGCCGGCGTCCGGATCGCCCGCCCACTCGTCGCCGATGCACATTCCGGAGACGGAGGCCCACGTTCCATCGACCGCGACGACCTTGCGGTGGTCGCGGCGGATGTAGTTGAGCGGATCGGAGAACGAGGGCGGAGCGAACGCCCGCACCTCTACCCCGGCGTCGCGCATGGGCTTCCAGAAGGCGCGCGGCGTGGCCCAGCACCCCACCCAGTCGTACAGCACCCGCACGCGAACGCCCGCGCGCGCGCGTTCGCAGAGCGCGTCGCGAAAGCGCCGGCCGATGCCGTCGTCGCGGATGATGTAGTTTTCCAGGTGGACGTAGTGCTCGGCACGGGCGATGGCGTCCAGCCAGGCGCGGAACGCCTGCGTGCCGTCGCTGAGCAGGCGGGCGGTGTTTCCGCGCACCTGGTCGGCGTCGCTGGCGCGCTGCATGGCGCGCTCGGCCATGCGCAGCATCACCCGCATGCTGCCGGCCGTGGTCATCCCGCGGGTGCGCTCGGAAAGCGCATCCGCAAGATCGGGCCGCAGTTGGGGGAAGGCTTCGGGCACGTTGGAAGGTGTGAGGGTCCGGGCACCGCTTCGCAATCGCTCGGCCAGACGGATTATGGCGCGGTTCGCGGCGGCGGGAAAGCCTTTGATTCCGCGACTTGGACGAGGATCGCAGCTCGCCGCCCAGCGGTGTCGCAATCCGATCCGCCGCCCCGCGCCCTTCCCGCCAGGGGACCTGAGCGCGGAGGCCACGAGTCTGATCCGTACCCCGCCTGCCGGGCACTCCGCGTCCACCGTGGCAAGATCCTTCGACTTCGCGACACAGTTGGGCGCCGCTGATCGTCCGGCGAGGCGCTCCGCTCAGGATGACAAAATAGGGTGCGCAGTAACACTCCACGCCGAGGCTTTGTCATCCTGAGCGAGCGGCCACGCCGATCTTGGAGATGCGCCGATCCATGCAGCGAGTCGAAGGATCTTGCCACATCGCCGGCCCCGAGCGCCGAGGCCACGAGTCTGATCCGTACCCCGCCTGCCGGGCACTCCGCATCCACCGTGGCAAGATCCTTCGACTTCGCGCCACAGTTGGGCGCCGCTGATCGTCCGGCGAGGCGCTCCGCTCAGGATGACAAAACTTCGGCGGAAGGATCAGCGTTGCGGCCGCTCACGGCGACGGGCTCCGCTCAGGGTCATACAAGCTGACGCGCGGAGAAACCCCAACCGCTTCGCTGGATTCCTCTATCGACCGGGACGGCGCTGCTTCACGAGACGGTGCGGAGGACGCTGGCGGTCTGGGGGACGTAGCCGCCGCCGAACAGGTTCACGTGCGCGAGCAGGTAGTAGAGTTGATAGACGGCGCGCCGCTCGGCGTACCCCGGCGCCAGCGGCCACGCCTCGCGGTACGCCGCCCGGAACCGCGCGCCGACGCCGCCGAACAGCTCCGCCATCGCGAGGTCCACTTCGCGGTGGCCGCGGTACACGGCGGGATCGATGAGCGCCGGGCCGGCCGCCGTGGCCAGCACGTTTCCGCTCCACAGGTCGCCGTGCAGCAGCGACGGCCCGTCATCCTCCGCGGCGGCGAGGAGGCCGGGAAGGAGGTCCAGGAGGCGCGCCCACTCGTTTTCCGTCGCGGGGAGGCGGCCGGAGCGGCGGGCGAGCTTCAGCTGCGGCTCCATCCGCCGAAGGCGCCAGAACGCCGCCCACGACGGCTCCGCATCGTTCGCCTGCGGCAGCGAGCCGATGAAGTTGGCTTCCTCCCATCCCCAACCCGACACGGGCGTGCGGTGCAGCGCCGCCAGCCCGCGGCCCAGCCGTTCCTCATCCGCCACGGCTGGTTCCAGCCACTCCAGCGCGAGCCACGCGGGGACGCCCTCCTGCGCGTCGGCGCGCGCGAGCACGCGGGGAACAACAAGGCCCGCGGCGGCGCGCCGAAGCGCATCCAGCCCGCGGGCCTCCGCCGCGAACATCCCCGCCGGCGAGCGCGGGTGATACTTGATGAACACCGGCCCGTCCGCCGTGCGCACCCGCGCCGCGTGGTTGATGCTGCCGCCGCCCACCGGCTGAGCGTCGAGAATGCGGCCCAGCCGCGCCTCCACCGCCGCGCGCAGCCCGCCTGGGATCATCCCAGCCCGTGCTCGCGGACGATATGCTCCAGCAGGCCGCTCACGCCGCGCTCCACGATGTCGTGCACCTCGTCAAAGCCGCGCTCCCCGCCGTAGTACGGATCCGGCACGTCGCCGTGGCCGGGATCGGAGTCCCACTCGCGCAGCCGGTGCACGCGCGCGGTGCCGCCGGCGCGTTCCTCCAGCACGCGGATGCCCTCCAGGTTTTCCGTATCCATCGCGATCACGTAATCGAACCGGCGCAGGTCCGCGGGGGTGAGCGCGCGGCTGCGGCCCTCCAGCGTAATCCCGCGCCGCAGCGCCGTTTCCGCGCTGCGGCGGTCCGGCGCGGCGCCGCGATGGTAGCCGGAGGTCCCGGCGGAATCGATGACGAACCGCTCCTCCAGCCCGCGCTCGCGCACCTGGTGGCGGAATACGGCTTCCGCCAGCGGCGAGCGGCAGATGTTGCCCATGCACACGAAGAGCACGCGGATGCGCTCGTCGCGCGAGCCGGGCAGTTCCATCTCTTCCTGCACCGGCGCGCTCACCGCGGGACCGGGGGGATGACCAGCCGCTGGCCGGTGCGCACCTGATCCGTTTCCAGCTTGTTGGCTTCGATGATGGCGTCGCGCGTGACGCCATACTGCCGCGCGATGCCGAACAGCGTCTCGCCCGCCGCCACCGTGTGGGAGCGCGAGCCGCGCGGCGCCGCGGGCTGGCTGGGGCGCGCGGGCGTGGTGGCGCCCCCGCGTGCCGGAGCAGGCGTCGTCCCGCCGCTGCGGGCAGGAGCGGGCGTGGACGATGCGCCGGAGCCGGAGCCCGCACGCGTGTCGCGGGCGTTGGCGGGAAGGCGAAGCACGTCGCCGGTGCGCACGTCTTCCCAGTCCAGGTCCGGGTTCACCGCGCGGAGCTGCGCCGTGGTGATTCCGTACCGCCGCGCGATGCCGTAGAACGTTTCGCCCGCGGCCATGCGGTGCGTGCGGGGCGCGGCCGTCGTGCGCGGACGGGCCGTGTCGCGCGCGGCGGGGCGGCGCGTGCCCGCCGTGTCCGCGCGGCTTCCCCGGCCGATGACGACCGTGTCGCGCGGCGCATTCCGTCGCGCCGCGCTGTCCCGGGCCGCCGTCCGCCGGGCCGCCGAATCACGCGCGGCGGTCGTGGTGCGCCGCGTCGCTGCCGTGTCGCGAGACGTGTTGCGACGCGCGGCTGAATCGCGGGCGGCGGCAGCTGCGCGGCGAGTGGCGGCCGTATCGCGAGACGTGTTGCGCCGAGCCGCACTGTCGCGCGCAGCCGTCATGGCGCGGCGAGTGGCGGCCGTATCGCGAGACGTGTTGCGTCGAGCGGCCGAATCGCGTGCGGCAGTTGTCGTCCGGCGAGCGGCAGTGTCCCGAGCCGCGGTTGTGGTGCGACGAGTCGCGGTATCGCGTGCCGCAGTCGTGGTGCGGCGAGCGGCGGTGTCGCGTGCCGCCGTTGTTGTCCGACGAGCCGTTGTATCCCGAGCGGCAGTCGTGGTCCGGCGAGCCGTGGTGTCGCGGGCAGCGGCGGCGGCGCGGCGGGCGGCGGCGGTGTCGCGCGCGGCGGTGCGGGCGGGCGCGCTCACCCACACGGCGGAGTCGCGCGGCGGACGGGTGGAAACGGCGCCGCTGGACTGCACGGCGAACGGTCCGCTCGTCCCCTGCGCCCGCGTGAACGGACCGGGGCCGGGCACCGTGTCGGCATCGGCGGATTCCGCATCCGCCGAATCGCGATCCACGATCTGCACGGTGTCGCGGGCCGGGCGCGCGGGCGTCTTCTGCGCGAACAGCTCGCCCGGAGCCGCGAGGGCCAGGGCGAGCAGAAGTGCGGAGGCGGAACGGATGAACATCAACCGATTGAACATCAGATGCGGGGCTCGGTGCCGGTCGCGTCGGCCACGTCGCCGACGGTGCGCGAGCGGCGGTGCTTGAGCCACTCCAGGAACGGCGGCAGCAGCGAAACCAGAATGATGCCGATGACGACGTACTCGAAGTTGTGCTGAATCACCGGAATGTTGCCGAAGAAGTACCCGGCGAACAGAAACAGCGTGATCCAGATGACGCCGCCGATGACGTTGAACGTAAGGAACTTGGCGTAATCCATCTTGGACGCGCCCGCCACGAACGGCGCGTACGTCCGCACGATGGGAATGAAGCGCGCCAGGATGATGGTCTTGCCGCCGTACCTGGCGTAGAAGCCCTCCGTCTTGCGCAGGTACTCCAGCTTCATGACCCGCGCTTCTTCCTTGAACACCTTGGTGCCCACCGCGCGGCCGATCTGGTAGTTCACCGAGTCGCCCACGACCGCGGCGATCACCAGCACCAGCCAGAGCAGCAGGATGTTGAGCGCGGGCTCGCCGGGCATGTTGTTGGCCGCGGCCGTGATGGCGCCCGCGGCGAACAGAAGCGAGTCGCCGGGCAGGAACGGCGTCACCAC
Above is a window of Longimicrobium terrae DNA encoding:
- a CDS encoding phospholipase D-like domain-containing protein, with translation MPEAFPQLRPDLADALSERTRGMTTAGSMRVMLRMAERAMQRASDADQVRGNTARLLSDGTQAFRAWLDAIARAEHYVHLENYIIRDDGIGRRFRDALCERARAGVRVRVLYDWVGCWATPRAFWKPMRDAGVEVRAFAPPSFSDPLNYIRRDHRKVVAVDGTWASVSGMCIGDEWAGDPDAGIPPWRDTGVEFRGPVAAVIDRAFGRTWAAAGGVLPPDEVPNQHGSRTVGNVAVRVVEGEPGRSRIYRISQFVAVGVERRLWITDPYFVLPPAMTEALAAAARDGVDVRVLVPAHNNWPIVGGMSRAGYRPLLEAGVRLFEWEGPMIHAKTTVADGFWSRVGSSNLNLASLLGNWEMDVAVTDLVFAGEMEALFLRDLESSVEVGLVHSARVPVLGIRERRGTDRVLRERDGSQAAVARETARAARERSYRGNQMARFLGRLARAASVLARALIGQRTVGREDTGWVSVWGAILIGMGVLGVFVPRVLAWPSALIYILLGIAAFVRVHTGDDPPDSGAEGDRSARGADPTASHAAAGHPPQSTADAQTGALRPTEINIEEVHPRQPDPDTAGAPRIEADPGPPRIG
- a CDS encoding fructosamine kinase family protein; its protein translation is MIPGGLRAAVEARLGRILDAQPVGGGSINHAARVRTADGPVFIKYHPRSPAGMFAAEARGLDALRRAAAGLVVPRVLARADAQEGVPAWLALEWLEPAVADEERLGRGLAALHRTPVSGWGWEEANFIGSLPQANDAEPSWAAFWRLRRMEPQLKLARRSGRLPATENEWARLLDLLPGLLAAAEDDGPSLLHGDLWSGNVLATAAGPALIDPAVYRGHREVDLAMAELFGGVGARFRAAYREAWPLAPGYAERRAVYQLYYLLAHVNLFGGGYVPQTASVLRTVS
- a CDS encoding low molecular weight protein-tyrosine-phosphatase; amino-acid sequence: MSAPVQEEMELPGSRDERIRVLFVCMGNICRSPLAEAVFRHQVRERGLEERFVIDSAGTSGYHRGAAPDRRSAETALRRGITLEGRSRALTPADLRRFDYVIAMDTENLEGIRVLEERAGGTARVHRLREWDSDPGHGDVPDPYYGGERGFDEVHDIVERGVSGLLEHIVREHGLG
- a CDS encoding LysM peptidoglycan-binding domain-containing protein — protein: MFNRLMFIRSASALLLALALAAPGELFAQKTPARPARDTVQIVDRDSADAESADADTVPGPGPFTRAQGTSGPFAVQSSGAVSTRPPRDSAVWVSAPARTAARDTAAARRAAAAARDTTARRTTTAARDTTARRTTTAARDTAARRTTTAARDTATRRTTTAARDTAARRTTTAARDSAARRNTSRDTAATRRAMTAARDSAARRNTSRDTAATRRAAAAARDSAARRNTSRDTAATRRTTTAARDSAARRTAARDSAARRNAPRDTVVIGRGSRADTAGTRRPAARDTARPRTTAAPRTHRMAAGETFYGIARRYGITTAQLRAVNPDLDWEDVRTGDVLRLPANARDTRAGSGSGASSTPAPARSGGTTPAPARGGATTPARPSQPAAPRGSRSHTVAAGETLFGIARQYGVTRDAIIEANKLETDQVRTGQRLVIPPVPR
- a CDS encoding DedA family protein; the protein is MDFLAQMFDYFRHLDVHLAELLRQYGAWTYVILFAIIFAETGLVVTPFLPGDSLLFAAGAITAAANNMPGEPALNILLLWLVLVIAAVVGDSVNYQIGRAVGTKVFKEEARVMKLEYLRKTEGFYARYGGKTIILARFIPIVRTYAPFVAGASKMDYAKFLTFNVIGGVIWITLFLFAGYFFGNIPVIQHNFEYVVIGIILVSLLPPFLEWLKHRRSRTVGDVADATGTEPRI